The following proteins are encoded in a genomic region of Drosophila miranda strain MSH22 chromosome 4, D.miranda_PacBio2.1, whole genome shotgun sequence:
- the LOC108161131 gene encoding uncharacterized protein LOC108161131 isoform X3, with the protein MNTDRSSRRGNRPSVSDHAYHVYCVNFYDNGLSALRDEFIRRIKCGLRRSLFVIDVENEVQLAIQQQDLRISKAYSKRTVGTNELMSTDPVSITMQRIRESVAEYENISRNIDQELHFNLYEYWQKNTPAELKNISTDPNKERASRTKNTLDTMRTNATASRKTTKSKAEKGSSEMSKMEKIECVSVTAKDHHKVGKGKPLSKRMYINDNPLTTKIMILVIGQFDNDFYKSLLANHQPVRAIIHFLPEECAYDLLVPRPRRERYLQETIENIQKDIHSLRKRTATKRVGIFQQQLPQMSACLATKFTDDIFNQLSWFVYDLETLREQYVSYYLAPYQEINVKMSPDANMLDSFHMAESLSIQGHYLKSQMPAARADVGTIYLYVESLMSIFGNPRELMTEMEVLLLANPTSAAQTRMLDKVKVYANAFKSIVKLSKNERLFVEQGNSLLSSILSYMDQSLMTNVYHGCLEYNVMRRYFTSGYITESLPYSPYNGELEPIFLPKYAQLYLTDDAVTQRIIELVNDYDDITVEEVFPSVKLYTFRRALNEVFEQQKQTVLPTRLCFRDFTLFEMEQFLNDLVTPQMFDEAMEQNENMAMAHSIATMHGLENEPMKIKCKGGQRLSIDPHVFVRPQSLKAQIKDKEKEEHTPAIAANLESTRSTKSLRQSKTSLQAKFNLTGSGGTNLPYIGLGPNHPMLKGYNLDDTQQKIKSKTSTYFFEEGRITLYEEKWNFRQMNKCLSLNIDGHHVHFKGSAKSVGTTDGNIRVESKNGISLRVLLSDKECAKAVVNYPNGLSTYCHDTHAEHLWSIQENQLDESRRVCTPYGCVIVYYNNSSTVLIMRYNGEVYHLFSYTEAEVEEEEEAATEFINACSTQSTYSSYQPLSNDIKKRKSRDVRSSQNVRSSGGADSLSRPSVQSKTSKESSAARKQRLAKSKQAAVLFASIDFELKYLKFIMGLYNLSYKHLKLITSMGSVVHVQTDGKIWCGKPFKNTEWHDYYANESYSMRNDGVKVIWTKEETRCYHRDGTIIRTGTIEGWDPGVLVDEIDAEISSSSSHRALVRRTTKVVGVPPNPLYINIAEADPFKPVGQGSASSRGSLQSIATEVPRKMSISEYLVEEEGEEVIICDMSFITYIPDSYFIQHQLYAGIHFTFTHLTDVDLKIETEVFMCDNLKIRLYKAPQIEELNPAEAKDVSTVGDAAEHQLPAFQASQSSEADSDEWMKRRNHASISGGGSSQPPPPPPFESAMVDIEGINLRITVSEKQAVVTTRLRKFGCDENALVVREDITLQVDFDKNLSTTFRNWVEILTKFINCFCPKWRTVYFLESSSTECKRKGFELVRSIPPLGKYNFCAGNYFIDVNELMSTGPQPISFPMVLNAKIFVELPTQLANSDRIHHFINPFDRIKFRKLRHRFNESVLFHLHPRLRQLVQQEISKRSWAKHHQEQQRRNLSEQQRLTLYLAMLKHKVYPNYFQFRDQFYYHIRNIDFFEFMAIKCSEKANPEHYREHIDETEESTAPPAVPTKKNKKCLCPKYVKSLQ; encoded by the exons ATGAACACGGATCGGAGCAGCCGACGAGGAAACAGGCCATCCGTGAGTGATCACGCCTATCATGTCTACTGCGTTAACTTCTACGACAATGGGCTGAGTGCGCTTCGAGACGAGTTTATAAGACGAATCAAGTGCGGTCTGCGCCGATCTCTTTTCGTTATAGATGTAGAAAATGAGGTGCAGTTGGCCATCCAGCAGCAGGACCTGCGTATCTCAAAGGCGTATTCCAAGAGGACGG TAGGAACAAACGAGCTAATGTCCACGGATCCCGTCAGCATTACCATGCAACGAATACGAGAGAGCGTGGCCGAGTACGAAAATATAAGCAGGAATATCGACCAGGAGCTGCACTTTAATCTTTATGAATATTGGCAGAAGAACACTCCGGCCGAGCTGAAAAATATCTCGACCGACCCCAACAAGGAGCGAGCATCTAGAACAAAGAATACATTAGACACAATGCGCACCAATGCCACTGCTTCCAGGAAGACAACCAAATCCAAGGCCGAAAAGGGATCTAGCGAAATGTCGAAAATGGAGAAAATTGAGTGCGTGTCTGTCACGGCCAAGGACCACCATAAAGTTGGCAAAGGGAAGCCGCTGTCCAAGCGCATG TATATCAATGATAACCCTCTGACGACGAAGATCATGATCCTGGTCATTGGCCAATTCGACAATGATTTCTACAAGTCCCTGCTGGCCAACCATCAGCCAGTTCGAGCAATAATCCACTTCCTACCCGAGGAGTGCGCTTACGATCTGCTGGTGCCGCGTCCACGCCGGGAGCGGTATCTACAGGAGACCATTGAAAACATCCAAAAAGACATTCATTCGCTGCGCAAGAGGACGGCCACCAAGCGCGTGGGCATATTCCAGCAACAGCTTCCCCAGATGTCCGCCTGCCTGGCGACTAAGTTCACGGACGACATCTTCAATCAGCTGAGCTGGTTCGTGTACGATTTGGAGACGCTGCGGGAACAGTACGTATCGTACTACCTAGCGCCCTACCAGGAGATCAATGTGAAGATGAGCCCGGACGCCAACATGCTGGACAGTTTCCACATGGCCGAGTCGCTCAGCATTCAGGGGCACTACCTGAAGTCTCAGATGCCAGCAGCCAGGGCTGACGTTGGGACCATCTATCTCTACGTAGAGTCCCTAATGAGCATATTTGGCAATCCCAGGGAGCTGATGACCGAGATGGAGGTCCTACTGCTGGCAAATCCCACTTCTGCGGCGCAGACACGGATGCTTGACAAAGTCAAGGTCTATGCGAATGCCTTTAAGAGCATTGTGAAGCTGTCCAAGAACGAACGACTGTTTGTCGAACAGGGAAATTCTCTGCTAAGCAGCATTCTCTCCTACATGGATCAGTCGTTAATGACCAATGTCTACCACGGCTGTCTCGAGTACAACGTGATGCGACGCTACTTCACCAGTGGCTACATCACCGAATCCCTTCCGTACTCACCCTACAACGGTGAGTTGGAGCCCATCTTCCTTCCCAAGTACGCCCAGCTCTATCTCACGGACGATGCGGTGACGCAGCGCATCATAGAGCTGGTCAACGACTACGATGACATCACCGTGGAGGAAGTCTTCCCCAGTGTGAAGCTCTACACCTTCAGGCGGGCTCTCAACGAGGTCTTCGAGCAGCAGAAACAGACTGTGCTCCCCACCCGCCTGTGCTTCAGGGACTTTACCCTCTTTGAGATGGAGCAGTTCTTAAATGATCTGGTGACCCCCCAGATGTTCGATGAGGCCATGGAGCAGAACGAGAACATGGCTATGGCTCATAGCATTGCCACAATGCACGGCCTTGAGAACGAGCCAATGAAAATTAAGTGCAAGGGGGGTCAGCGTCTCAGCATCGATCCACATGTATTTGTTCGGCCGCAGTCGCTGAAGGCGCAGATAAAAGACAAGGAGAAGGAGGAACACACACCAGCGATCGCAGCTAATTTAGAAAGTACGAGGAGTACAAAAAGTCTGCGGCAGTCCAAGACTAGCCTACAGGCGAAGTTCAATTTGACTGGGAGTGGGGGAACAAACTTACCATACATTGGACTGGGACCCAATCATCCCATGCTCAAGGGCTACAACCTAGACGACACACAGCAGAAGATCAAGTCCAAGACCTCCACGTACTTCTTCGAGGAAGGCCGGATCACGCTGTACGAGGAAAAGTGGAATTTCCGGCAGATGAACAAGTGCCTCTCGCTGAACATCGACGGCCATCATGTGCACTTCAAGGGCTCTGCCAAAAGTGTGGGTACCACGGATGGAAATATTCGCGTTGAGTCGAAAAACGGAATTAGCCTAAGAGTACTGCTCTCGGACAAGGAGTGTGCCAAGGCTGTGGTAAACTACCCAAACGGACTGAGCACCTACTGCCATGACACGCATGCCGAGCACCTGTGGTCCATTCAGGAGAACCAGCTGGACGAGAGCCGTCGAGTCTGTACCCCATACGGCTGCGTCATTGTCTACTACAACAACAGCTCCACTGTACTGATAATGCGATACAATGGAGAGGTGTATCATCTGTTTAGCTATACCGAAGCGGAGgtcgaggaggaggaggaagcagCAACCGAGTTCATCAATGCATGCTCCACCCAATCCACCTACAGCAGTTACCAACCCCTTTCCAACGATATCAAGAAGAGAAAAAGTCGCGATGTAAGATCTTCGCAGAATGTTCGTTCCTCGGGCGGCGCCGATAGCCTCTCTCGCCCCTCAGTTCAAAGCAAGACCTCCAAGGAATCTTCCGCAGCCCGCAAGCAGCGACTGGCCAAGTCCAAGCAGGCGGCAGTTCTGTTCGCCAGCATTGACTTTGAGCTCAAATATCTCAAGTTCATCATGGGCTTGTACAACCTCAGCTACAAGCATCTCAAGCTGATCACCTCGATGGGCAGTGTTGTACACGTGCAGACGGACGGGAAGATCTGGTGCGGGAAGCCCTTCAAGAACACCGAATGGCACGACTACTATGCCAATGAGTCGTATTCGATGCGGAATGATGGTGTCAAGGTAATATGGACGAAAGAGGAAACGAGATGCTACCACAGAGACGGCACGATCATCAGGACTGGCACTATTGAGGGCTGGGATCCGGGCGTCTTGGTGGACGAGATAGATGCCGAGATAAGTTCCAGTAGCTCGCATCGCGCACTAGTACGTAGGACTACCAAAGTGGTTGGTGTCCCCCCCAACCCCCTGTATATCAATATTGCGGAGGCTGATCCTTTCAAACCAGTTGGTCAGGGGTCAGCGAGCTCTCGGGGTAGCCTTCAGAGCATAGCAACAGAGGTGCCAAGGAAAATGAGTATAAGTGAATATCTTGTAGAAGAGGAGGGAGAGGAGGTCATCATCTGTGACATGAGCTTCATAACCTACATCCCGGATAGTTATTTCATTCAGCACCAGCTCTATGCCGGCATCCACTTCACCTTCACACACCTCACGGACGTGGATCTGAAGATTGAGACGGAGGTGTTTATGTGTGACAACCTTAAGATTCGGCTGTACAAGGCGCCACAGATCGAAGAGCTGAATCCAGCTGAGGCCAAAGATGTATCCACCGTTGGTGATGCTGCAGAACATCAATTGCCTGCTTTTCAAGCAAGCCAATCTTCCGAGGCAGACTCAGATGAGTGGATGAAGAGGAGAAATCATGCTTCCATCAGTGGTGGGGGGTCCTCGcaaccgccaccgccaccgcctttCGAGAGCGCAATGGTGGATATAGAAGGCATCAACCTTCGGATAACTGTCAGCGAGAAGCAGGCCGTTGTCACGACCCGGTTGCGTAAGTTTGGATGCGACGAAAATGCCCTGGTCGTTCG TGAGGATATCACGCTACAGGTGGACTTTGACAAAAATCTGTCGACCACATTTCGCAATTGGGTCGAAATACTGACCAAGTTCATCAACTGCTTTTGTCCCAAGTGGAGGACCGTCTACTTCCTAGAATCTTCCTCAACGGAGTGTAAAAGAAAGG GCTTTGAGCTGGTTAGATCGATTCCTCCCCTGGGCAAGTACAACTTCTGTGCTGGCAACTACTTCATCGATGTGAATGAGCTAATGTCG ACAGGGCCGCAACCAATTTCATTTCCTATGGTTTTAAATGCCAA GATCTTTGTAGAGCTACCTACACAGCTGGCCAACTCGGATCGGATTCATCACTTCATCAATCCCTTTGACCGGATCAAGTTCAGAAAGCTGCGGCATCGTTTCAACGA GTCGGTTCTGTTCCATCTTCATCCGCGTCTGCGTCAATTGGTGCAGCAAGAGATCAGCAAGCGCAGCTGGGCGAAACATCATCAGGAACAGCAGCGACGCAACTTATCAGAGCAGCAGCGCCTGACCCTCTACCTGGCTATGCTGAAGCACAAGGTGTATCCAAATTACTTCCAGTTCAGGGACCAGTTCTACTACCATATTCGCAACATTGACTTCTTCGAGTTCATGGCCATCAAGTGCAGCGAGAAGGCCAATCCCGAACATTACCGTGAGCACATCGATGAAACAGAAGAGTCCACTGCACCGCCAGCAGTACCCACAAAGAAGAACAAGAAATGCTTGTGCCCCAAGTACGTCAAGTCGCTGCAATAG
- the LOC108161131 gene encoding uncharacterized protein LOC108161131 isoform X1 — MNTDRSSRRGNRPSVSDHAYHVYCVNFYDNGLSALRDEFIRRIKCGLRRSLFVIDVENEVQLAIQQQDLRISKAYSKRTVGTNELMSTDPVSITMQRIRESVAEYENISRNIDQELHFNLYEYWQKNTPAELKNISTDPNKERASRTKNTLDTMRTNATASRKTTKSKAEKGSSEMSKMEKIECVSVTAKDHHKVGKGKPLSKRMYINDNPLTTKIMILVIGQFDNDFYKSLLANHQPVRAIIHFLPEECAYDLLVPRPRRERYLQETIENIQKDIHSLRKRTATKRVGIFQQQLPQMSACLATKFTDDIFNQLSWFVYDLETLREQYVSYYLAPYQEINVKMSPDANMLDSFHMAESLSIQGHYLKSQMPAARADVGTIYLYVESLMSIFGNPRELMTEMEVLLLANPTSAAQTRMLDKVKVYANAFKSIVKLSKNERLFVEQGNSLLSSILSYMDQSLMTNVYHGCLEYNVMRRYFTSGYITESLPYSPYNGELEPIFLPKYAQLYLTDDAVTQRIIELVNDYDDITVEEVFPSVKLYTFRRALNEVFEQQKQTVLPTRLCFRDFTLFEMEQFLNDLVTPQMFDEAMEQNENMAMAHSIATMHGLENEPMKIKCKGGQRLSIDPHVFVRPQSLKAQIKDKEKEEHTPAIAANLESTRSTKSLRQSKTSLQAKFNLTGSGGTNLPYIGLGPNHPMLKGYNLDDTQQKIKSKTSTYFFEEGRITLYEEKWNFRQMNKCLSLNIDGHHVHFKGSAKSVGTTDGNIRVESKNGISLRVLLSDKECAKAVVNYPNGLSTYCHDTHAEHLWSIQENQLDESRRVCTPYGCVIVYYNNSSTVLIMRYNGEVYHLFSYTEAEVEEEEEAATEFINACSTQSTYSSYQPLSNDIKKRKSRDVRSSQNVRSSGGADSLSRPSVQSKTSKESSAARKQRLAKSKQAAVLFASIDFELKYLKFIMGLYNLSYKHLKLITSMGSVVHVQTDGKIWCGKPFKNTEWHDYYANESYSMRNDGVKVIWTKEETRCYHRDGTIIRTGTIEGWDPGVLVDEIDAEISSSSSHRALVRRTTKVVGVPPNPLYINIAEADPFKPVGQGSASSRGSLQSIATEVPRKMSISEYLVEEEGEEVIICDMSFITYIPDSYFIQHQLYAGIHFTFTHLTDVDLKIETEVFMCDNLKIRLYKAPQIEELNPAEAKDVSTVGDAAEHQLPAFQASQSSEADSDEWMKRRNHASISGGGSSQPPPPPPFESAMVDIEGINLRITVSEKQAVVTTRLRKFGCDENALVVREDITLQVDFDKNLSTTFRNWVEILTKFINCFCPKWRTVYFLESSSTECKRKGFELVRSIPPLGKYNFCAGNYFIDVNELMSVNNRMKNDFDFYDSDMVKFPRFPLYKTGPQPISFPMVLNAKIFVELPTQLANSDRIHHFINPFDRIKFRKLRHRFNESVLFHLHPRLRQLVQQEISKRSWAKHHQEQQRRNLSEQQRLTLYLAMLKHKVYPNYFQFRDQFYYHIRNIDFFEFMAIKCSEKANPEHYREHIDETEESTAPPAVPTKKNKKCLCPKYVKSLQ; from the exons ATGAACACGGATCGGAGCAGCCGACGAGGAAACAGGCCATCCGTGAGTGATCACGCCTATCATGTCTACTGCGTTAACTTCTACGACAATGGGCTGAGTGCGCTTCGAGACGAGTTTATAAGACGAATCAAGTGCGGTCTGCGCCGATCTCTTTTCGTTATAGATGTAGAAAATGAGGTGCAGTTGGCCATCCAGCAGCAGGACCTGCGTATCTCAAAGGCGTATTCCAAGAGGACGG TAGGAACAAACGAGCTAATGTCCACGGATCCCGTCAGCATTACCATGCAACGAATACGAGAGAGCGTGGCCGAGTACGAAAATATAAGCAGGAATATCGACCAGGAGCTGCACTTTAATCTTTATGAATATTGGCAGAAGAACACTCCGGCCGAGCTGAAAAATATCTCGACCGACCCCAACAAGGAGCGAGCATCTAGAACAAAGAATACATTAGACACAATGCGCACCAATGCCACTGCTTCCAGGAAGACAACCAAATCCAAGGCCGAAAAGGGATCTAGCGAAATGTCGAAAATGGAGAAAATTGAGTGCGTGTCTGTCACGGCCAAGGACCACCATAAAGTTGGCAAAGGGAAGCCGCTGTCCAAGCGCATG TATATCAATGATAACCCTCTGACGACGAAGATCATGATCCTGGTCATTGGCCAATTCGACAATGATTTCTACAAGTCCCTGCTGGCCAACCATCAGCCAGTTCGAGCAATAATCCACTTCCTACCCGAGGAGTGCGCTTACGATCTGCTGGTGCCGCGTCCACGCCGGGAGCGGTATCTACAGGAGACCATTGAAAACATCCAAAAAGACATTCATTCGCTGCGCAAGAGGACGGCCACCAAGCGCGTGGGCATATTCCAGCAACAGCTTCCCCAGATGTCCGCCTGCCTGGCGACTAAGTTCACGGACGACATCTTCAATCAGCTGAGCTGGTTCGTGTACGATTTGGAGACGCTGCGGGAACAGTACGTATCGTACTACCTAGCGCCCTACCAGGAGATCAATGTGAAGATGAGCCCGGACGCCAACATGCTGGACAGTTTCCACATGGCCGAGTCGCTCAGCATTCAGGGGCACTACCTGAAGTCTCAGATGCCAGCAGCCAGGGCTGACGTTGGGACCATCTATCTCTACGTAGAGTCCCTAATGAGCATATTTGGCAATCCCAGGGAGCTGATGACCGAGATGGAGGTCCTACTGCTGGCAAATCCCACTTCTGCGGCGCAGACACGGATGCTTGACAAAGTCAAGGTCTATGCGAATGCCTTTAAGAGCATTGTGAAGCTGTCCAAGAACGAACGACTGTTTGTCGAACAGGGAAATTCTCTGCTAAGCAGCATTCTCTCCTACATGGATCAGTCGTTAATGACCAATGTCTACCACGGCTGTCTCGAGTACAACGTGATGCGACGCTACTTCACCAGTGGCTACATCACCGAATCCCTTCCGTACTCACCCTACAACGGTGAGTTGGAGCCCATCTTCCTTCCCAAGTACGCCCAGCTCTATCTCACGGACGATGCGGTGACGCAGCGCATCATAGAGCTGGTCAACGACTACGATGACATCACCGTGGAGGAAGTCTTCCCCAGTGTGAAGCTCTACACCTTCAGGCGGGCTCTCAACGAGGTCTTCGAGCAGCAGAAACAGACTGTGCTCCCCACCCGCCTGTGCTTCAGGGACTTTACCCTCTTTGAGATGGAGCAGTTCTTAAATGATCTGGTGACCCCCCAGATGTTCGATGAGGCCATGGAGCAGAACGAGAACATGGCTATGGCTCATAGCATTGCCACAATGCACGGCCTTGAGAACGAGCCAATGAAAATTAAGTGCAAGGGGGGTCAGCGTCTCAGCATCGATCCACATGTATTTGTTCGGCCGCAGTCGCTGAAGGCGCAGATAAAAGACAAGGAGAAGGAGGAACACACACCAGCGATCGCAGCTAATTTAGAAAGTACGAGGAGTACAAAAAGTCTGCGGCAGTCCAAGACTAGCCTACAGGCGAAGTTCAATTTGACTGGGAGTGGGGGAACAAACTTACCATACATTGGACTGGGACCCAATCATCCCATGCTCAAGGGCTACAACCTAGACGACACACAGCAGAAGATCAAGTCCAAGACCTCCACGTACTTCTTCGAGGAAGGCCGGATCACGCTGTACGAGGAAAAGTGGAATTTCCGGCAGATGAACAAGTGCCTCTCGCTGAACATCGACGGCCATCATGTGCACTTCAAGGGCTCTGCCAAAAGTGTGGGTACCACGGATGGAAATATTCGCGTTGAGTCGAAAAACGGAATTAGCCTAAGAGTACTGCTCTCGGACAAGGAGTGTGCCAAGGCTGTGGTAAACTACCCAAACGGACTGAGCACCTACTGCCATGACACGCATGCCGAGCACCTGTGGTCCATTCAGGAGAACCAGCTGGACGAGAGCCGTCGAGTCTGTACCCCATACGGCTGCGTCATTGTCTACTACAACAACAGCTCCACTGTACTGATAATGCGATACAATGGAGAGGTGTATCATCTGTTTAGCTATACCGAAGCGGAGgtcgaggaggaggaggaagcagCAACCGAGTTCATCAATGCATGCTCCACCCAATCCACCTACAGCAGTTACCAACCCCTTTCCAACGATATCAAGAAGAGAAAAAGTCGCGATGTAAGATCTTCGCAGAATGTTCGTTCCTCGGGCGGCGCCGATAGCCTCTCTCGCCCCTCAGTTCAAAGCAAGACCTCCAAGGAATCTTCCGCAGCCCGCAAGCAGCGACTGGCCAAGTCCAAGCAGGCGGCAGTTCTGTTCGCCAGCATTGACTTTGAGCTCAAATATCTCAAGTTCATCATGGGCTTGTACAACCTCAGCTACAAGCATCTCAAGCTGATCACCTCGATGGGCAGTGTTGTACACGTGCAGACGGACGGGAAGATCTGGTGCGGGAAGCCCTTCAAGAACACCGAATGGCACGACTACTATGCCAATGAGTCGTATTCGATGCGGAATGATGGTGTCAAGGTAATATGGACGAAAGAGGAAACGAGATGCTACCACAGAGACGGCACGATCATCAGGACTGGCACTATTGAGGGCTGGGATCCGGGCGTCTTGGTGGACGAGATAGATGCCGAGATAAGTTCCAGTAGCTCGCATCGCGCACTAGTACGTAGGACTACCAAAGTGGTTGGTGTCCCCCCCAACCCCCTGTATATCAATATTGCGGAGGCTGATCCTTTCAAACCAGTTGGTCAGGGGTCAGCGAGCTCTCGGGGTAGCCTTCAGAGCATAGCAACAGAGGTGCCAAGGAAAATGAGTATAAGTGAATATCTTGTAGAAGAGGAGGGAGAGGAGGTCATCATCTGTGACATGAGCTTCATAACCTACATCCCGGATAGTTATTTCATTCAGCACCAGCTCTATGCCGGCATCCACTTCACCTTCACACACCTCACGGACGTGGATCTGAAGATTGAGACGGAGGTGTTTATGTGTGACAACCTTAAGATTCGGCTGTACAAGGCGCCACAGATCGAAGAGCTGAATCCAGCTGAGGCCAAAGATGTATCCACCGTTGGTGATGCTGCAGAACATCAATTGCCTGCTTTTCAAGCAAGCCAATCTTCCGAGGCAGACTCAGATGAGTGGATGAAGAGGAGAAATCATGCTTCCATCAGTGGTGGGGGGTCCTCGcaaccgccaccgccaccgcctttCGAGAGCGCAATGGTGGATATAGAAGGCATCAACCTTCGGATAACTGTCAGCGAGAAGCAGGCCGTTGTCACGACCCGGTTGCGTAAGTTTGGATGCGACGAAAATGCCCTGGTCGTTCG TGAGGATATCACGCTACAGGTGGACTTTGACAAAAATCTGTCGACCACATTTCGCAATTGGGTCGAAATACTGACCAAGTTCATCAACTGCTTTTGTCCCAAGTGGAGGACCGTCTACTTCCTAGAATCTTCCTCAACGGAGTGTAAAAGAAAGG GCTTTGAGCTGGTTAGATCGATTCCTCCCCTGGGCAAGTACAACTTCTGTGCTGGCAACTACTTCATCGATGTGAATGAGCTAATGTCGGTAAACAATCGCATGAAAAACGATTTTGATTTTTATGACAGTGATATGGTTAAATTTCCACGTTTTCCACTCTATAAGACAGGGCCGCAACCAATTTCATTTCCTATGGTTTTAAATGCCAA GATCTTTGTAGAGCTACCTACACAGCTGGCCAACTCGGATCGGATTCATCACTTCATCAATCCCTTTGACCGGATCAAGTTCAGAAAGCTGCGGCATCGTTTCAACGA GTCGGTTCTGTTCCATCTTCATCCGCGTCTGCGTCAATTGGTGCAGCAAGAGATCAGCAAGCGCAGCTGGGCGAAACATCATCAGGAACAGCAGCGACGCAACTTATCAGAGCAGCAGCGCCTGACCCTCTACCTGGCTATGCTGAAGCACAAGGTGTATCCAAATTACTTCCAGTTCAGGGACCAGTTCTACTACCATATTCGCAACATTGACTTCTTCGAGTTCATGGCCATCAAGTGCAGCGAGAAGGCCAATCCCGAACATTACCGTGAGCACATCGATGAAACAGAAGAGTCCACTGCACCGCCAGCAGTACCCACAAAGAAGAACAAGAAATGCTTGTGCCCCAAGTACGTCAAGTCGCTGCAATAG